The Penaeus vannamei isolate JL-2024 chromosome 13, ASM4276789v1, whole genome shotgun sequence genome window below encodes:
- the LOC113801866 gene encoding uncharacterized protein isoform X2, with the protein MSLPKKGKVPGGQEEDLLSKHLPEDADDINPNIPDNQGRTLLHYAAESGSVRQTTEWLNRGADANIADVYGQTPLLKASLNDDLAVVKLLLSYEADPNIPDYTGGTPLHAVAKENYADLLSVLLKGGGHPNVTTKMGWTPLHMAAMRGHLHAVEILVHKADVNIRDQKGQTPLLQAVLENHYFIVERLLRADADPNIAEISGDTPLHVAAEKGFKIIFHLLLNGEARPDVFNRKDRTPLHVAAKLGFHSAVKGLVKSGADLDVLDRKGWSPLHLAAWKGHARATEILTRYGADVDIRNREGWTPLHMACMLGRVEIVDMLAKEADINSQNNQGWTPLDYANFYSHTHLVKILIALGATRNTADSAASKPGKKAETQECGAIEVLDAISWVAHYYKCDSKDDDMKFLIASLKGDVKVVRKMIQGGACDVNATGKNGITALHCAAFSGKMAVVSELLNAGADLQALTDQGASVLHCACLAGRIVTAWTLVKRHRADTEACDRAGFSPEDYAKLRGHHHIVRSIYKTSSNSNQRRTEQEDMAVSKELHGRILEVQEKVARGPLEKLRLLLECGACDPNLRDEQGKTLLHLATDKDNLEIIELLGQQNSLPTARTHNFLTAKSIAEWEELQDIVSFLSKYEIPDNMSTRQKCLLNTKLLTHITVTLNWQDTQEEMVFEAVKHCISLLLSGAPLEPLCCHSVSAVNLAVTTNCTPLLPLLLATGTSLTSSVGSVPLVQLAWSSEGITPWVKVVVTETVVNQLKTEIDYVSSEVLDNILQKSIEELVVLLQGDQPWKAKLPDLPLADQDILDSLLCQACKRGATMAAWWVWQRGGTMIPLSTSSVTPLHVAVRAQKWNTVEALVRHMGANLFLPENGSTALETIPAKLGKSLLEDSLAQEHNILNQVFLKAREGDDQREQQQLILFHHVLACEYEHQKEDKVDHSRWRTVLGWLISALTVPIDKSSWVAQLCRTLRKSLEVNDDVSLSRMENNDGDHECDYSSLTEMIAYLYSNYDQCMREEKANSLGKKSDALLSDIQRKALKTCCERRLPFFLHLLVTIASVSVNDIVDQDYGLLPLHLAARRNNRSALMYLLRHEAFLGTDKFGNTFIHHAYMHGHYDIGDMISLSSSNRSGKQPDDLKSAFFTYVENYHVHPEDSKIELQKNTSSSQVIQAHLHRLQKEWEEKGFEKSVREINVDYSKGESAKILELVTSLLGRLMAEVAAMEPIFEGELLMLGSSADNTRLYCPDEFDCNVVLKNISGHPGREVQLTLETHEVEREGCSKSIHLSSNRDDIKPLLEGSTLLNKFYNVIKRCLLKCDMGDKRLTIAYPGVKRTRVGVGLRLLWLGEEFRILHLDVDIVPIVEAPWPGELPKPSLLSPFLNNVYINSTGDGNWRFSFARAENAIMKSLTPEQQTTFLACKMIMARLKMEEWVPKEARDQYKYFDSKFFRIPSPRGFLLKNSFFFELQTVSEHSLWTKDRMRDRMKSIFRRMCTEFTHPVTGEKTLEPGKVEAYFGQSTQTPECGYGAPDIYLFLNALPSLWHDLHTNDNKDSSASDDEILDNDESKSSVM; encoded by the exons ATGTCGCTCCCAAAGAAGGGGAAGGTACCAGGAGGTCAGGAGGAG GATCTTCTCTCCAAACACCTGCCCGAAGATGCTGATGACATCAATCCGAACATCCCAGACAACCAAG GGCGTACGCTTCTCCACTATGCTGCGGAGTCTGGGTCTGTTCGACAAACAACAGAATGGCTCAACAGGGGAGCAGATGCCAATATTGCGGATGTCTATG GCCAGACGCCGCTCCTGAAAGCCAGTCTGAACGACGACCTTGCTGTTGTCAAGCTCCTACTTTCCTACGAGGCTGACCCGAACATCCCAGACTATACAG GTGGAACGCCACTTCACGCCGTCGCGAAAGAAAATTATGCCGACCTTTTATCTGTTTTACTTAAAGGAGGAGGTCACCCAAACGTCACAACGAAAATGG GCTGGACCCCTCTCCACATGGCGGCCATGAGGGGTCATCTTCATGCTGTAGAGATTCTCGTCCATAAGGCTGATGTCAACATTCGAGACCAGAAAG GTCAGACACCTCTCCTCCAGGCGGTCTTAGAGAACCATTACTTCATAGTGGAGCGCTTGTTGCGTGCGGATGCGGATCCCAACATAGCCGAGATATCAG GCGATACACCTCTTCATGTTGCGGCTGAAAAGGGGTTTAAGATTATTTTCCATCTGTTGTTGAACGGAGAAGCTCGACCAGACGTCTTTAACAGGAAAG ATCGGACGCCTCTTCACGTGGCGGCGAAATTGGGGTTCCACAGCGCAGTTAAAGGTCTGGTGAAGTCCGGCGCTGATCTGGACGTTCTGGATAGGAAAG GTTGGTCTCCGCTTCATCTGGCAGCGTGGAAAGGGCATGCGAGAGCTACCGAGATTTTGACGCGGTATGGAGCTGATGTTGACATTAGGAACAGAGAAG GCTGGACTCCACTCCATATGGCTTGTATGCTTGGACGCGTAGAAATCGTGGACATGTTGGCCAAAGAAGCAGATATAAACTCACAGAACAATCAAG GTTGGACGCCTCTGGACTATGCCAATTTCTACTCTCACACTCACCTCGTAAAGATATTAATAGCCCTCGGAGCCACGCGAAACACCGCTGATTCCGCTGCATCTAAGCCTGGCAAAAAAGCAGAGACTCAAGAATGTGGAGCAATAGAAGTCCTAGACGCCATCTCCTGGGTCGCACACTATTACAAATGTGACAGTAAGGATGACGACATGAAATTCCTAATTGCCTCTCTCAAAGGGGACGTGAAAGTGGTCAGGAAAATGATCCAAGGTGGTGCGTGCGACGTTAATGCCACGGGCAAGAATGGTATTACGGCCCTCCACTGCGCTGCTTTCAGTGGGAAAATGGCCGTAGTGAGCGAACTGTTAAATGCAGGGGCAGATCTTCAGGCTCTGACGGATCAAGGCGCCTCGGTCTTGCACTGCGCATGCCTCGCTGGTCGAATCGTCACGGCGTGGACGTTGGTGAAACGGCATCGTGCAGACACAGAGGCTTGCGACAGGGCTGGCTTCTCGCCCGAAGACTACGCAAAGCTCCGTGGTCACCATCATATAGTGAGAAGCATCTACAAGACTTCTAGTAACTCGAACCAACGTCGCACAGAGCAGGAGGACATG GCCGTTAGTAAGGAACTCCACGGAAGAATTTTGGAAGTCCAAGAGAAGGTAGCCCGTGGTCCCCTGGAGAAGCTGAGGCTCTTGTTGGAGTGCGGCGCCTGTGACCCGAACCTTCGGGACGAGCAGGGCAAGACGTTGCTCCACCTGGCCACAGACAAGGACAATCTTGAGATAATCGAGCTTTTGGGTCAACAAAACTCACTACCCACAGCCCGCACACACAATTTCCTAACGGCTAAATCCATCGCAGAGTGGGAGGAACTTCAAGATATAGTTTCTTTTTTGTCCAAATACGAAATACCAGAtaatatg AGCACCCGACAGAAGTGTCTGCTAAACACAAAGTTATTAACACATATCACTGTAACTCTCAACTGGCAAGACACACAGGAGGAGATGGTCTTTGAAGCTGTAAAGCATTGCATATCACTTCTGCTGTCTGGAGCCCCTTTGGAGCCCCTCTGTTGTCACAGTGTCAGCGCCGTCAACCTTGCCGTAACCACCAACTGTACACCTCTTTTGCCTCTTCTGTTGGCCACTGGTACCTCACTCACGTCCTCAGTCGGCAGTGTTCCGTTGGTCCAGCTTGCTTGGAGTTCGGAGGGCATCACACCCTGGGTCAAAGTGGTCGTCACCGAG ACTGTTGTAAATCAgctaaagacagagatagactatGTATCATCGGAAGTCTTGGACAACATCCTGCAGAAATCTATAGAAGAATTAGTTGTGCTGTTGCAAGGCGATCAACCCTGGAAGGCAAAACTGCCAGACCTCCCCTTAGCTGACCAAGACATACTGGATTCCCTGTTGTGCCAGGCTTGTAAGAGAGGTGCCACGATGGCGGCTTGGTGGGTATGGCAGCGAGGTGGCACTATGATCCCATTGTCCACTTCAAGTGTTACACCCTTGCATGTTGCTGTTAGGGCTCAGAAGTGGAATACTGTAGAGGCCCTCGTCAGACACATGGGGGCAAATCTTTTTCTACCAGAAAATGGTTCTACTGCCTTGGAGACCATCCCCGCCAAACTTGGGAAATCACTTTTAGAG GATTCCTTGGCACAAGAACACAACATTCTGAACCAGGTCTTCCTCAAGGCACGAGAAGGTGACGATCAACGCGAACAACAGCAGCTGATCCTCTTCCACCATGTGCTTGCTTGCGAATACGAGCATCAAAAGGAAGACAAAGTGGATCACTCCCGCTGGAGGACAGTGCTAGGATGGTTGATATCTGCCCTCACAGTCCCCATAGACAAAAGCTCTTGGGTCGCCCAGTTGTGTAGGACTTTACGGAAAAGTCTTGAAGTGAATGATGATGTCAGTTTGTCtcggatggaaaataatgatggaGACCATGAGTGTGACTATTCTTCACTGACTGAAATGATAGCTTATCTGTATTCTAACTATGATCAATGCATGAGGGAAGAAAAAGCAAACTCATTAGGCAAGAAATCTGATGCTCTGCTTTCTGATATTCAGAGAAAAGCACTCAAAACATGTTGTGAGAGGAGgcttccattcttccttcaccTGTTGGTAACGATAGCTAGTGTTTCTGTTAATGACATTGTTGACCAGGATTACGGTCTCTTACCCTTGCACCTTGCTGCCCGCAGAAATAATAGGTCAGCCTTAATGTATCTTCTCAGACATGAAGCCTTTCTGGGCACAGATAAGTTTGGAAATACTTTCATTCATCATGCTTACATGCATGGCCACTACGACATCGGTGATATGATCAGCCTTTCGTCTTCTAACAGGAGTGGCAAACAACCTGATGACTTGAAAAGCGCTTTCTTCACCTACGTAGAGAATTATCATGTGCATCCAGAAGACAGTAAGATAGAACTCCAGAAAAACACAAGCAGCTCGCAGGTGATTCAAGCTCATCTTCATCGTCTACAAAAGGAGTGGGAAGAAAAGGGGTTTGAGAAATCTGTGAGAGAAATCAATGTTGATTATTCGAAGGGAGAGTCCGCAAAGATCCTTGAACTTGTGACCAGCCTTTTAGGGCGTTTGATGGCAGAAGTAGCAGCAATGGAACCGATATTTGAAGGTGAACTGCTCATGCTAGGAAGCTCAGCCGACAACACTAGGCTTTATTGCCCCGATGAGTTTGACTGCAACGTTGTACTGAAAAACATCAGTGGACACCCAGGCAGGGAGGTGCAGTTGACTTTGGAAACGCACGAAGTGGAACGAGAGGGATGCAGcaaatctattcatctgtcttcaAACCGAGACGACATCAAGCCTCTCTTAGAAGGATCTACTCTTCTAAACAAGTTCTACAATGTGATAAAACGATGCTTGTTAAAGTGTGACATGGGAGACAAACGACTTACCATTGCCTACCCTGGGGTGAAGAGAACAAGGGTAGGTGTGGGGTTGAGACTGCTGTGGCTTGGCGAGGAGTTTAGGATCTTACACTTAGATGTAGATATTGTTCCTATTGTGGAAGCACCCTGGCCTGGCGAACTCCCTAAACCTAGCTTGCTATCGCCTTTCCTGAACAACGTCTACATCAACAGCACAGGCGATGGAAACTGGCGCTTCTCCTTCGCCCGTGCTGAGAACGCCATCATGAAAAGCTTGACGCCTGAGCAGCAGACAACTTTCCTGGCTTGCAAGATGATCATGGCTCGCCTGAAGATGGAAGAATGGGTGCCAAAAGAAGCCCGCGACCAGTACAAGTACTTTGACAGCAAATTTTTCAGAATCCCATCCCCTAGGGGCTTCCTGTTGAAAAATTCCTTTTTCTTTGAGCTCCAAACGGTGAGTGAACACAGCCTATGGAccaaagacagaatgagagatagaatgaagTCAATTTTCAGGAGGATGTGCACGGAGTTCACCCACCCTGTCACTGGGGAAAAAACTCTGGAGCCTGGGAAGGTGGAAGCATACTTCGGCCAAAGCACCCAGACCCCGGAATGCGGGTATGGGGCGCCGGACATATACCTCTTCCTGAACGCATTGCCTTCCCTGTGGCATGATTTGCACACGAACGACAACAAAGATAGCAGTGCCAGTGATGATGAAATCCTTGATAATGACGAAAGCAAAAGCAGTGTGATGTAA
- the LOC113801866 gene encoding uncharacterized protein isoform X1, whose product MSLPKKGKVPGGQEEDLLSKHLPEDADDINPNIPDNQGRTLLHYAAESGSVRQTTEWLNRGADANIADVYGSTPLHLAVENGHFDCTETLLQRGVQVNAKNYDYGQTPLLKASLNDDLAVVKLLLSYEADPNIPDYTGGTPLHAVAKENYADLLSVLLKGGGHPNVTTKMGWTPLHMAAMRGHLHAVEILVHKADVNIRDQKGQTPLLQAVLENHYFIVERLLRADADPNIAEISGDTPLHVAAEKGFKIIFHLLLNGEARPDVFNRKDRTPLHVAAKLGFHSAVKGLVKSGADLDVLDRKGWSPLHLAAWKGHARATEILTRYGADVDIRNREGWTPLHMACMLGRVEIVDMLAKEADINSQNNQGWTPLDYANFYSHTHLVKILIALGATRNTADSAASKPGKKAETQECGAIEVLDAISWVAHYYKCDSKDDDMKFLIASLKGDVKVVRKMIQGGACDVNATGKNGITALHCAAFSGKMAVVSELLNAGADLQALTDQGASVLHCACLAGRIVTAWTLVKRHRADTEACDRAGFSPEDYAKLRGHHHIVRSIYKTSSNSNQRRTEQEDMAVSKELHGRILEVQEKVARGPLEKLRLLLECGACDPNLRDEQGKTLLHLATDKDNLEIIELLGQQNSLPTARTHNFLTAKSIAEWEELQDIVSFLSKYEIPDNMSTRQKCLLNTKLLTHITVTLNWQDTQEEMVFEAVKHCISLLLSGAPLEPLCCHSVSAVNLAVTTNCTPLLPLLLATGTSLTSSVGSVPLVQLAWSSEGITPWVKVVVTETVVNQLKTEIDYVSSEVLDNILQKSIEELVVLLQGDQPWKAKLPDLPLADQDILDSLLCQACKRGATMAAWWVWQRGGTMIPLSTSSVTPLHVAVRAQKWNTVEALVRHMGANLFLPENGSTALETIPAKLGKSLLEDSLAQEHNILNQVFLKAREGDDQREQQQLILFHHVLACEYEHQKEDKVDHSRWRTVLGWLISALTVPIDKSSWVAQLCRTLRKSLEVNDDVSLSRMENNDGDHECDYSSLTEMIAYLYSNYDQCMREEKANSLGKKSDALLSDIQRKALKTCCERRLPFFLHLLVTIASVSVNDIVDQDYGLLPLHLAARRNNRSALMYLLRHEAFLGTDKFGNTFIHHAYMHGHYDIGDMISLSSSNRSGKQPDDLKSAFFTYVENYHVHPEDSKIELQKNTSSSQVIQAHLHRLQKEWEEKGFEKSVREINVDYSKGESAKILELVTSLLGRLMAEVAAMEPIFEGELLMLGSSADNTRLYCPDEFDCNVVLKNISGHPGREVQLTLETHEVEREGCSKSIHLSSNRDDIKPLLEGSTLLNKFYNVIKRCLLKCDMGDKRLTIAYPGVKRTRVGVGLRLLWLGEEFRILHLDVDIVPIVEAPWPGELPKPSLLSPFLNNVYINSTGDGNWRFSFARAENAIMKSLTPEQQTTFLACKMIMARLKMEEWVPKEARDQYKYFDSKFFRIPSPRGFLLKNSFFFELQTVSEHSLWTKDRMRDRMKSIFRRMCTEFTHPVTGEKTLEPGKVEAYFGQSTQTPECGYGAPDIYLFLNALPSLWHDLHTNDNKDSSASDDEILDNDESKSSVM is encoded by the exons ATGTCGCTCCCAAAGAAGGGGAAGGTACCAGGAGGTCAGGAGGAG GATCTTCTCTCCAAACACCTGCCCGAAGATGCTGATGACATCAATCCGAACATCCCAGACAACCAAG GGCGTACGCTTCTCCACTATGCTGCGGAGTCTGGGTCTGTTCGACAAACAACAGAATGGCTCAACAGGGGAGCAGATGCCAATATTGCGGATGTCTATG GGTCGACGCCTCTTCATCTTGCGGTGGAGAACGGACACTTCGACTGCACGGAGACCTTGCTGCAGAGAGGAGTTCAAGTCAACGCAAAGAATTATGACTATG GCCAGACGCCGCTCCTGAAAGCCAGTCTGAACGACGACCTTGCTGTTGTCAAGCTCCTACTTTCCTACGAGGCTGACCCGAACATCCCAGACTATACAG GTGGAACGCCACTTCACGCCGTCGCGAAAGAAAATTATGCCGACCTTTTATCTGTTTTACTTAAAGGAGGAGGTCACCCAAACGTCACAACGAAAATGG GCTGGACCCCTCTCCACATGGCGGCCATGAGGGGTCATCTTCATGCTGTAGAGATTCTCGTCCATAAGGCTGATGTCAACATTCGAGACCAGAAAG GTCAGACACCTCTCCTCCAGGCGGTCTTAGAGAACCATTACTTCATAGTGGAGCGCTTGTTGCGTGCGGATGCGGATCCCAACATAGCCGAGATATCAG GCGATACACCTCTTCATGTTGCGGCTGAAAAGGGGTTTAAGATTATTTTCCATCTGTTGTTGAACGGAGAAGCTCGACCAGACGTCTTTAACAGGAAAG ATCGGACGCCTCTTCACGTGGCGGCGAAATTGGGGTTCCACAGCGCAGTTAAAGGTCTGGTGAAGTCCGGCGCTGATCTGGACGTTCTGGATAGGAAAG GTTGGTCTCCGCTTCATCTGGCAGCGTGGAAAGGGCATGCGAGAGCTACCGAGATTTTGACGCGGTATGGAGCTGATGTTGACATTAGGAACAGAGAAG GCTGGACTCCACTCCATATGGCTTGTATGCTTGGACGCGTAGAAATCGTGGACATGTTGGCCAAAGAAGCAGATATAAACTCACAGAACAATCAAG GTTGGACGCCTCTGGACTATGCCAATTTCTACTCTCACACTCACCTCGTAAAGATATTAATAGCCCTCGGAGCCACGCGAAACACCGCTGATTCCGCTGCATCTAAGCCTGGCAAAAAAGCAGAGACTCAAGAATGTGGAGCAATAGAAGTCCTAGACGCCATCTCCTGGGTCGCACACTATTACAAATGTGACAGTAAGGATGACGACATGAAATTCCTAATTGCCTCTCTCAAAGGGGACGTGAAAGTGGTCAGGAAAATGATCCAAGGTGGTGCGTGCGACGTTAATGCCACGGGCAAGAATGGTATTACGGCCCTCCACTGCGCTGCTTTCAGTGGGAAAATGGCCGTAGTGAGCGAACTGTTAAATGCAGGGGCAGATCTTCAGGCTCTGACGGATCAAGGCGCCTCGGTCTTGCACTGCGCATGCCTCGCTGGTCGAATCGTCACGGCGTGGACGTTGGTGAAACGGCATCGTGCAGACACAGAGGCTTGCGACAGGGCTGGCTTCTCGCCCGAAGACTACGCAAAGCTCCGTGGTCACCATCATATAGTGAGAAGCATCTACAAGACTTCTAGTAACTCGAACCAACGTCGCACAGAGCAGGAGGACATG GCCGTTAGTAAGGAACTCCACGGAAGAATTTTGGAAGTCCAAGAGAAGGTAGCCCGTGGTCCCCTGGAGAAGCTGAGGCTCTTGTTGGAGTGCGGCGCCTGTGACCCGAACCTTCGGGACGAGCAGGGCAAGACGTTGCTCCACCTGGCCACAGACAAGGACAATCTTGAGATAATCGAGCTTTTGGGTCAACAAAACTCACTACCCACAGCCCGCACACACAATTTCCTAACGGCTAAATCCATCGCAGAGTGGGAGGAACTTCAAGATATAGTTTCTTTTTTGTCCAAATACGAAATACCAGAtaatatg AGCACCCGACAGAAGTGTCTGCTAAACACAAAGTTATTAACACATATCACTGTAACTCTCAACTGGCAAGACACACAGGAGGAGATGGTCTTTGAAGCTGTAAAGCATTGCATATCACTTCTGCTGTCTGGAGCCCCTTTGGAGCCCCTCTGTTGTCACAGTGTCAGCGCCGTCAACCTTGCCGTAACCACCAACTGTACACCTCTTTTGCCTCTTCTGTTGGCCACTGGTACCTCACTCACGTCCTCAGTCGGCAGTGTTCCGTTGGTCCAGCTTGCTTGGAGTTCGGAGGGCATCACACCCTGGGTCAAAGTGGTCGTCACCGAG ACTGTTGTAAATCAgctaaagacagagatagactatGTATCATCGGAAGTCTTGGACAACATCCTGCAGAAATCTATAGAAGAATTAGTTGTGCTGTTGCAAGGCGATCAACCCTGGAAGGCAAAACTGCCAGACCTCCCCTTAGCTGACCAAGACATACTGGATTCCCTGTTGTGCCAGGCTTGTAAGAGAGGTGCCACGATGGCGGCTTGGTGGGTATGGCAGCGAGGTGGCACTATGATCCCATTGTCCACTTCAAGTGTTACACCCTTGCATGTTGCTGTTAGGGCTCAGAAGTGGAATACTGTAGAGGCCCTCGTCAGACACATGGGGGCAAATCTTTTTCTACCAGAAAATGGTTCTACTGCCTTGGAGACCATCCCCGCCAAACTTGGGAAATCACTTTTAGAG GATTCCTTGGCACAAGAACACAACATTCTGAACCAGGTCTTCCTCAAGGCACGAGAAGGTGACGATCAACGCGAACAACAGCAGCTGATCCTCTTCCACCATGTGCTTGCTTGCGAATACGAGCATCAAAAGGAAGACAAAGTGGATCACTCCCGCTGGAGGACAGTGCTAGGATGGTTGATATCTGCCCTCACAGTCCCCATAGACAAAAGCTCTTGGGTCGCCCAGTTGTGTAGGACTTTACGGAAAAGTCTTGAAGTGAATGATGATGTCAGTTTGTCtcggatggaaaataatgatggaGACCATGAGTGTGACTATTCTTCACTGACTGAAATGATAGCTTATCTGTATTCTAACTATGATCAATGCATGAGGGAAGAAAAAGCAAACTCATTAGGCAAGAAATCTGATGCTCTGCTTTCTGATATTCAGAGAAAAGCACTCAAAACATGTTGTGAGAGGAGgcttccattcttccttcaccTGTTGGTAACGATAGCTAGTGTTTCTGTTAATGACATTGTTGACCAGGATTACGGTCTCTTACCCTTGCACCTTGCTGCCCGCAGAAATAATAGGTCAGCCTTAATGTATCTTCTCAGACATGAAGCCTTTCTGGGCACAGATAAGTTTGGAAATACTTTCATTCATCATGCTTACATGCATGGCCACTACGACATCGGTGATATGATCAGCCTTTCGTCTTCTAACAGGAGTGGCAAACAACCTGATGACTTGAAAAGCGCTTTCTTCACCTACGTAGAGAATTATCATGTGCATCCAGAAGACAGTAAGATAGAACTCCAGAAAAACACAAGCAGCTCGCAGGTGATTCAAGCTCATCTTCATCGTCTACAAAAGGAGTGGGAAGAAAAGGGGTTTGAGAAATCTGTGAGAGAAATCAATGTTGATTATTCGAAGGGAGAGTCCGCAAAGATCCTTGAACTTGTGACCAGCCTTTTAGGGCGTTTGATGGCAGAAGTAGCAGCAATGGAACCGATATTTGAAGGTGAACTGCTCATGCTAGGAAGCTCAGCCGACAACACTAGGCTTTATTGCCCCGATGAGTTTGACTGCAACGTTGTACTGAAAAACATCAGTGGACACCCAGGCAGGGAGGTGCAGTTGACTTTGGAAACGCACGAAGTGGAACGAGAGGGATGCAGcaaatctattcatctgtcttcaAACCGAGACGACATCAAGCCTCTCTTAGAAGGATCTACTCTTCTAAACAAGTTCTACAATGTGATAAAACGATGCTTGTTAAAGTGTGACATGGGAGACAAACGACTTACCATTGCCTACCCTGGGGTGAAGAGAACAAGGGTAGGTGTGGGGTTGAGACTGCTGTGGCTTGGCGAGGAGTTTAGGATCTTACACTTAGATGTAGATATTGTTCCTATTGTGGAAGCACCCTGGCCTGGCGAACTCCCTAAACCTAGCTTGCTATCGCCTTTCCTGAACAACGTCTACATCAACAGCACAGGCGATGGAAACTGGCGCTTCTCCTTCGCCCGTGCTGAGAACGCCATCATGAAAAGCTTGACGCCTGAGCAGCAGACAACTTTCCTGGCTTGCAAGATGATCATGGCTCGCCTGAAGATGGAAGAATGGGTGCCAAAAGAAGCCCGCGACCAGTACAAGTACTTTGACAGCAAATTTTTCAGAATCCCATCCCCTAGGGGCTTCCTGTTGAAAAATTCCTTTTTCTTTGAGCTCCAAACGGTGAGTGAACACAGCCTATGGAccaaagacagaatgagagatagaatgaagTCAATTTTCAGGAGGATGTGCACGGAGTTCACCCACCCTGTCACTGGGGAAAAAACTCTGGAGCCTGGGAAGGTGGAAGCATACTTCGGCCAAAGCACCCAGACCCCGGAATGCGGGTATGGGGCGCCGGACATATACCTCTTCCTGAACGCATTGCCTTCCCTGTGGCATGATTTGCACACGAACGACAACAAAGATAGCAGTGCCAGTGATGATGAAATCCTTGATAATGACGAAAGCAAAAGCAGTGTGATGTAA
- the LOC138863775 gene encoding olfactory receptor 4B13-like, protein MSSKEEYHDVYNTRMSSKEEYHDVYNTRMSSKEEYHDVYNISEMRVTGFTPTVLWNKLQVAGYMAVQILLAGGVFFSVAVIAATILHSPRTRAQYLYWYLLNLSVATFISGLTYSFFIAWCFSEYLQSGAYSVTDPEVCLWTQAVFSYYRSIMCSTLLLIALERYVTILKPLTHCYILTDLRIKGSIVASWMVASIYMIWTILHRILLEPPQEDIPHCLVTLYRMKRIHTAQFAVGIVVFAFVVPFIYFHLHIIAKKHLEVIERERRLFGLAQLKRNVTRSNTALKISLSLIIVEFPFLTLNFVRMHGTSSQAQEHLLTKVSAVILLLSQIIQPVLYATISPDFRRSFRSLWGRNRVQPVVGDFP, encoded by the exons ATGTCTTCGAAGGAGGAATACCACGACGTCTACAACACCAGAATGTCTTCGAAGGAGGAATACCACGACGTCTACAACACCAGAATGTCTTCGAAGGAGGAATACCACGACGTCTACAACATATCAGAGATGAGAGTGACTGGGTTTACACCGACGGTTCTTTGGAATAAATTACAAGTCGCGGGTTATATGGCAGTGCAGATACTGTTGGCAGGGGGTGTCTTCTTCTCCGTGGCGGTCATAGCAGCCACGATACTGCACAGCCCCAGAACCCGAGCTCAGTATCTCTATTGGTACCTCCTCAACCTCAGTGTAGCTACGTTCATCTCAGG GCTGACCTACTCCTTTTTCATAGCCTGGTGTTTCAGCGAATACTTGCAGAGCGGCGCGTACAGTGTGACCGACCCAGAAGTGTGTCTCTGGACTCAGGCTGTGTTTTCGTACTATCGCTCCATCATGTGTTCGACGTTGCTCCTCATTGCGCTGGAGAGGTACGTCACCATCCTGAAGCCCCTGACGCATTGCTACATCCTCACCGACCTGAGGATCAAGGGGTCCATCGTCGCCTCATGGATGGTCGCTTCCATTTACATGATCTGGACCATCCTGCACAGAATACTCCTGGAGCCACCGCAGGAAGACATCCCTCACTGTCTTGTCACGCTGTACAGGATGAAGAGGATCCACACCGCCCAGTTTGCGGTCGGAATCGTCGTCTTCGCCTTCGTCGTCCCCTTCATCTACTTCCACCTGCACATCATCGCGAAAAAGCACCTGGAGGTGATCGAGCGCGAGCGCCGGCTGTTCGGCCTCGCCCAGCTCAAGCGCAACGTCACCCGCTCCAACACCGCCCTCAAGATCAGCCTCTCCTTGATCATCGTCGAGTTCCCCTTCTTGACCCTCAACTTCGTCCGGATGCACGGGACGAGCTCGCAGGCCCAGGAGCATCTGCTGACGAAGGTATCCGCCGTCATTCTCCTGCTCAGCCAGATCATCCAGCCCGTGTTGTATGCCACGATTTCCCCGGACTTCAGGAGAAGTTTCAGGTCTCTTTGGGGGAGGAACAGAGTCCAGCCTGTGGTTGGCGATTTCCcctag